The genome window TCGGACACGTATTCGGCGCCCAGACGGATCGGCAGGTTAAAATCGAGCTGCAGGGTACCACACTGCCAGACGCGACCGAGGCAATCTTTCAGCGAGAACTCGATCTTCGGACCGTAGAAGGCCCCCTCGCCCGGCTGCAGGTCATACGCAAGGCCCGCGCTATCGAGGGCGGCGGCCAGGGCCGCTTCGGCGCGATCCCACAGCTCGTCGGAGCCGACGCGTTTTTCCGGACGAGTGGACAGCTTCATCTCGACTTCGGTGAAGCCGAAGTCCCGGTAGACGTCCATGGTCAGCTTGATGAAAGCAGCGGATTCGGCCTGCATCTGCTCTTCGGTGCAGAAGATGTGGGCATCGTCCTGGGTAAATGCACGCACGCGCATGATGCCGTGCAGCGCACCCGACGGCTCGTTGCGGTGGCAGGCACCGAACTCGGCCAGGCGCATCGGCAGCTCGCGGTAGCTTTTCAGGCCCTGGTTGAACACCTGCACGTGGCACGGGCAGTTCATCGGCTTGATGGCGTAGTCGCGGTTTTCCGACTGGGTGGTGAACATGTTGTCGGCGTAGTTGGCCCAGTGCCCGGATTTCTCCCACAGGCTGCGGTCGACCACTTGTGGCGTCTTGATCTCCAGGTAGCCGTTCTCACGCTGGACCTGGCGCATGTACTGCTCGAGCACCTGGTACAGGGTCCAGCCGTTCGGGTGCCAGAACACCATGCCCGGGGACTCTTCCTGGGTATGGAACAGGCCCAGGCGCTTGCCGATCTTGCGGTGATCGCGCTTTTCGGCTTCTTCGATGCGCTGGATGTAGGCCGCCAGCTGCTTCTTGTCCGCCCAGGCAGTGCCGTAGACGCGCTGCAACTGCTCGTTCTTCGCATCGCCACGCCAGTAGGCGCCGGACAGCTTGGTCAGCTTGAAGGACTTGAGGAAACGCGTGTTCGGCACGTGCGGACCGCGGCACATGTCGACGTATTCTTCGTGGTAGTACAGGCCCATGGCCTGCTCGTCCGGCATGTCTTCCACCAGACGCAGCTTGTAGTCCTCGCCACGGGCCTTGAAAACCTCGATGACTTCGGCGCGCGGGGTGACTTTCTTGATGACGTCGTAATCTTTCTCGATCAGCTGCTGCATCCGCTGTTCGATGGCGGCCATGTCGTCCGGCGTGAAAGGACGCTCGAAGGCGATGTCGTAATAGAAGCCTTCGTCGATGACCGGCCCGATGACCATCTTCGCGCTCGGGTACAGTTGCTTGACCGCGTGGCCAACCAAGTGCGCGCAGGAGTGGCGAATGATCTCCAGCCCCTCTTCATCCTTGGGCGTGATGATTTGCAGCGTGGCGTCGCTGTCGATGACGTCGCTGGCGTCGACCAGTTTGCCGTTGACCTTGCCGGCCAGGGTGGCCTTGGCCAGGCCCGCGCCGATGGATGCGGCGACCTCGGCTACGGAAACCGGGTGATCGAACGAACGTTGACTGCCGTCGGGAAGAGTAATAGTTGGCATGGCGCCTCCTCTCCTAGTGGTGACCCCTACCAAAGGTCACGTGGGTTGGGATGAGCCAGTACAAGATCCAGTCCAGGCCATTCAATGACGAACGCCTGCCTTACAGCGGCAGGAGCCTTGCGGCCAACCGGGAAAACCGAACCAGAGTGACTGGGATTCAAATCAGGGTTATTCGGACTCTTTGCCACCGGGACGAACGAGCATCCACAGCCTGGAAATAGCCGAGCCCGGCATGCTAGCACAGATGAACGGTCGTCGATGCACAAGGCTGTCGCAGGAAGGCAAATCGTCTGCTTTTATGCCAGAGTGCTGAACTTGATCGGCCCTAGAGCCCTCGAATCACAGAACATCGACCCACAAGGAGCATCCCCGCATGCGTCTCAATACCCTGTTCGCCGTAGTCGCCCCCATTGTTCTGCTGCTGCCGTTGAGTGCCCACGCCGACTGGCCGAAGGGCGAGCGGGATAAATACATGGCCCAGTGCACCCAGGCCGCTACCCCGCAGATTGGCGCGGCGGCGGCGAAATCCCACTGCGCCTGTGGCGCCGACGCCATCAAGTCCTACCCGGCGAGTGATATCCAGGCGCTGATGGACAACAAGGCCACCCCCCAATTGCAGCAAAAAGCCCTCGGCGAGATCGCCAAATGCAAGGCCAATGCGCCTGCGAAAAAGTGAATAACTGGAGCCTTTGATGCCGCCCGGGGCTGGTAAAAGGCCAAAAAAAGCGCTTTTTCGTACTATTTATGCAGGTTTTACAGCTTTTTTTATCGTCTTTACTTTCGGCTCAAAGCCTTTAAAACCGGGCCTTTCAGCGGGTAAAGGCGATAAAGTAAACACGACTGATTGGCAAACAACGCCTGCGGGGGGCTCCCAAATCGAACATTTCGACTATGATACCCGGGTGTGCCCAGTTGGCCTGAGCAGCACAGTACACTGAAAATATATGTTTCTTGGAGATACACCATGTCTAATCGCCAAACCGGCACCGTTAAATGGTTCAACGATGAAAAAGGCTTCGGCTTCATCAC of Pseudomonas fluorescens contains these proteins:
- the thrS gene encoding threonine--tRNA ligase; the protein is MPTITLPDGSQRSFDHPVSVAEVAASIGAGLAKATLAGKVNGKLVDASDVIDSDATLQIITPKDEEGLEIIRHSCAHLVGHAVKQLYPSAKMVIGPVIDEGFYYDIAFERPFTPDDMAAIEQRMQQLIEKDYDVIKKVTPRAEVIEVFKARGEDYKLRLVEDMPDEQAMGLYYHEEYVDMCRGPHVPNTRFLKSFKLTKLSGAYWRGDAKNEQLQRVYGTAWADKKQLAAYIQRIEEAEKRDHRKIGKRLGLFHTQEESPGMVFWHPNGWTLYQVLEQYMRQVQRENGYLEIKTPQVVDRSLWEKSGHWANYADNMFTTQSENRDYAIKPMNCPCHVQVFNQGLKSYRELPMRLAEFGACHRNEPSGALHGIMRVRAFTQDDAHIFCTEEQMQAESAAFIKLTMDVYRDFGFTEVEMKLSTRPEKRVGSDELWDRAEAALAAALDSAGLAYDLQPGEGAFYGPKIEFSLKDCLGRVWQCGTLQLDFNLPIRLGAEYVSEDNSRKHPVMLHRAILGSFERFVGILIEHYEGAFPAWLAPTQAVIMNITDKQADFAAEVEKTLNQSGFRAKSDLRNEKIGFKIREHTLLKVPFLLVIGDREVEMQTVAVRTREGADLGSMPVAEFAEFLAQAVSRRGRPDLE